The Pontibacter sp. SGAir0037 DNA segment ATCTGAAACAGACTCCAGCACACCGGATCGCTGAAAAATAAATGGTCCGCCGGGCTTTTTGGCGGCTGCATAGTAAATGTACCACTTCCCGCCAAAGAAATGCAGTTCCGGCGCCCACACATTACTTCTGTTCCAGCCGGATTCAGGAGCTTTCCAAACCACTACCCGCTCTCCCGGCTCCGTAAGCTTTTTTGATTTAGAAACGTAAATGCCTCCTCTCCCTGAGCCACATGTATAGTAATACCCGTCTTTCCTGATTACCCACGGGTCGGCTCCATCTGCTATCGGGTTTGTAAAGGTTTTTTCTGTAGCTGCTTTGCTCTCCTCAGCTTGCTGCTGGCTGGTACCAACACAGGAAAAGGCACATGCACTAAGCAGTAACCCATAAAACAATGGCACGACTAAGCTTTTGGGGTTCATAAATATGTTGTGCTTGAACACTTAATCTCTTTGAAGGAGTTATGAAATTTATTTTATACGGCCACAGTAGCTTCTGCACAGTGATTGCTAGCTGCCACAGGCTTTCATAACCTGGCTAACAATCACCGGCAGTTTTAATGATTTAGCGCTTCGTATTTACCAGCGCCGGATTGTACAGTTTGGTATGCACCTGCTTCAGCTTCTCTGCCGGCACCTTGATTACCTTTCTGTCGTAGGTCATCAGGCCGTTTGTTTCTATCTCTACATCTGTTGTCTGGGTATAAACAGCGGCCGACAGTCCTCTCTTTACCAGGTCTTCCAGTTTTGTCATGAAAGCTTCGTAGCGCGTAAACAATTCATCCGCATTTTTAAAGCTCTGATAGCCCCAGTTGTTTTTTTGCTGCCAGGTATGTCCTTCCAGCGGCAGGCCCAGCCCGCCAAATTCTCCCAGCACGATCACTTGTTTCGCTCCAAACAGATCGGCTCGAGGCATAGCAGGATCCGGGTAGTTGTGCAGATCGATGATATGGCCTACCGGATGAAAATTACCACCGCTGGCGCTGTTCACCAAGCGGCTAGGATCTTTTTCCATTGTCCAGTTGGTAATTTCAGCCGTCTTAAACTGCCCCCAGGCTTCGTTAAAAGGCACCCATACCACAATGCTCGGGAAATTATATAGATCGTCCATTATCTCTGTCCATTCCGTACGGAAAATCTTGTCTGATTCGGCAGAACGCTGCATATCCTGCCCCGGCCCCTCAATGCCCGGATGATTTCCCCATCTGGCTCCCAGATCGCCACTTGGCATATCCTGCCAAACCAGCATGCCCATTTTATCACAATGGTTGTACCAGCGGGCAGGCTCTACTTTAACGTGCTTCCGGATCATGTTAAAGCCCATTTCCTTTGTCTTTTCAATATCAAACAGCAAAGCTTCTTCGGTTGGAGCTGTATACAAACCATCGGGCCACCAGCCCTGATCGAGCGGACCATACTGAAAAACAAATTTATTGTTGAGCAACATGCGCTGTGTGCCGTTGGCATCCGGTTCCATGCTGATTTTGCGCATAGCGAAATAGCTTTTCACTTCGTCAACCACTTTACCATTTCTCACTACTGCAACCTGCAGATCATACAGAAAAGGATTCTCCGGCGACCAAAGCTTTGGGTTCTGGACCTGTAGCACCGCTGCACTGTTACCGGCTATTTCCTGCTCTGCAATTTTTCTTTTACCATCCCAGGCAGTAACACGCAGTTTATCGTTCGCCTGCAGGTTTTGCACCTGGGCCGTAACAGCTATATGCTGCTTATCGATGTCGGGCGTATGGCGTGTGGCCGTGATATAAGTTTGGGGCACCGCCTCAAGCCATACCGTCTGCCAGATACCTGTTACGGGTGTGTACCAGATACTTTCCGGCTTCTTCACCTGCTTACCGCGGGGTTGCGGTCCGTCATCGCTGGGGTCCCAGACGCTTACCGCGATTTCCTGCTGGTTACCGTTTTTCAGGAGAGAGGTTATATCAAAATAAAATGGATCGTAGCCGCCCTGATGGCTGCCAGCTTTCTGCCCGTTCACATAAACATCGCACTGCCAGTCTACTGCCCCAAAATGAAGCAGCACCCTTTGCTTACGTAAACTGGCTGGCACACTCATGCTGCGCTTGTACCACAACACGCTATCCTTGCCAACTGTCTTTCCCACTCCCGATAAAGCAGATTCTACCGCAAAGGGCACCAGGATTTGCCCGTTAAATGAAGCCGGCATGTTGGTCTGCTGTGCTTTAGGTACGATAGCATAATCCCAGAGACCATTCAGGTTCTGCCAGTTTTTGCGCACCAGTTGTGGGCGTGGGTACTCTGGCAGCGGATTGGCCGGATTTACTTTTTCGGCCCAGGGCGATGTAATTCTGCCCTGCACAGGACGCCAGTTGGGACTTTGAGCCACAACGGTGCCTGCCTGTATCAGGATAAAGAGCAGCGTAAAAAGACAAGAAGTTTTTTTCATGATAATTTGCTATGCTATGACAAGTAAATTCTAACTATACCACCTAGGGAAGATGACATTAATTAACTTCCAGATCGTTTTTGGAAGGTAATTTAGGAAAAGGGGCGTGTGGTTCAGTCTGGTACCAATAAACCACCGAACTAATATCTGACTTTTGTGGCAGGTAACGGTGTTCACTTCTCCAGCCCAGGTCCTGTATTGTTATCCGGAGATCTTTATTAAAACGTACCGGGTCCATTATATGCCAACGGTACATGCCAAAACGCTGCTGCGATTCGTAAAGTCCGTCCGGTCTTATTACTTGGTGCAGCCCGGCATAGGCCGTTGAATATTCTTCATACTGCCTTGTCTTTTTATTTTCAAAATTATAGGAGCCCAGGAAATAATCTTCTGTACCGGTACCGTTTATAGTGGGAAACTTATTGTCACCGTCCATGTAAAACTTGATTTCTCCTTCGCCCCACCAGCCTTTGTTGTTTACCTGCCAGGCTATGTAGGTACCGACATAATGCCCTTTGCCTTTTATGCCGTCCACCAACGTATAGAGTGATCCCTGGGTAGGATTGTTTCTTCTGAACTGAGCATGAAAATAGGCAGCATCCTCCGGCACCTGTGTCAGCGTATAGTCGATCTGGTAAAACAGGTTCATTCTTTCGGAGCTGAGGTTTTCCATGGTAATCCGGCATTTTCTTCTGAAAGGCATTACCCAATAGCTGTTAAAGGCACTGCCGGGGTTTACCTGTACAGGCAGCGAATTTAGCGGAGCATACTCGCCCCAGCCCATTCCAAAAAAATCGCCCACCGGCACTTCCACCGACGGCTCTTTCTCATCGTCCCAGTAAAAGCGCAAAACAGAGTAGCGCCAGTTGCC contains these protein-coding regions:
- a CDS encoding glycoside hydrolase family 2 protein — encoded protein: MKKTSCLFTLLFILIQAGTVVAQSPNWRPVQGRITSPWAEKVNPANPLPEYPRPQLVRKNWQNLNGLWDYAIVPKAQQTNMPASFNGQILVPFAVESALSGVGKTVGKDSVLWYKRSMSVPASLRKQRVLLHFGAVDWQCDVYVNGQKAGSHQGGYDPFYFDITSLLKNGNQQEIAVSVWDPSDDGPQPRGKQVKKPESIWYTPVTGIWQTVWLEAVPQTYITATRHTPDIDKQHIAVTAQVQNLQANDKLRVTAWDGKRKIAEQEIAGNSAAVLQVQNPKLWSPENPFLYDLQVAVVRNGKVVDEVKSYFAMRKISMEPDANGTQRMLLNNKFVFQYGPLDQGWWPDGLYTAPTEEALLFDIEKTKEMGFNMIRKHVKVEPARWYNHCDKMGMLVWQDMPSGDLGARWGNHPGIEGPGQDMQRSAESDKIFRTEWTEIMDDLYNFPSIVVWVPFNEAWGQFKTAEITNWTMEKDPSRLVNSASGGNFHPVGHIIDLHNYPDPAMPRADLFGAKQVIVLGEFGGLGLPLEGHTWQQKNNWGYQSFKNADELFTRYEAFMTKLEDLVKRGLSAAVYTQTTDVEIETNGLMTYDRKVIKVPAEKLKQVHTKLYNPALVNTKR
- a CDS encoding glycoside hydrolase family 172 protein, whose translation is MFRYSVSVIVTGIVCCLAVLPSFAQKAGSFNGLEMNMGNLYRLSNAETRSISPENFTGEKGKGGMATLKEGVHGHQARELGQGWKVNPFVWIEGGQTITLGEIEGPGAIQHIWMTPTGNWRYSVLRFYWDDEKEPSVEVPVGDFFGMGWGEYAPLNSLPVQVNPGSAFNSYWVMPFRRKCRITMENLSSERMNLFYQIDYTLTQVPEDAAYFHAQFRRNNPTQGSLYTLVDGIKGKGHYVGTYIAWQVNNKGWWGEGEIKFYMDGDNKFPTINGTGTEDYFLGSYNFENKKTRQYEEYSTAYAGLHQVIRPDGLYESQQRFGMYRWHIMDPVRFNKDLRITIQDLGWRSEHRYLPQKSDISSVVYWYQTEPHAPFPKLPSKNDLEVN